The Limnochordia bacterium genome window below encodes:
- a CDS encoding PhoH family protein, translating to MIDDNIAVVSLCGVGDEHLQVLENELDVKIVARGNEFKISGEADHVIRAEQALEELAGVAKTCGTVSKQQVLYTAGLAKKGENAYLQEMSKTVIEVTARGKQIVPKTKGQFKYVQAISDNGIVFAIGPAGTGKTYLAVAMAVGALRSRRVNRLILTRPAVEAGESLGFLPGDLTNKVDPYLRPLHDALYDILGQEAYRRYVERGMIEVAPLAYMRGRTLDDAFIILDEAQNTTSEQMKMFLTRLGFGSQAVITGDITQIDLPRGKRSGLVQIQSILRGIEGISFIYLDKEDIVRHQLVQRIIQAYEQYEENQGAQDEIQA from the coding sequence ATGATCGATGATAACATCGCGGTGGTCTCTCTTTGCGGTGTTGGCGATGAGCACTTACAGGTGCTTGAAAACGAATTAGATGTTAAGATAGTGGCCCGGGGAAACGAATTTAAGATCAGCGGCGAAGCCGATCATGTGATTCGCGCGGAGCAGGCTTTGGAGGAACTGGCGGGAGTTGCCAAAACATGTGGTACTGTCTCCAAGCAGCAGGTGCTCTATACGGCGGGACTAGCGAAAAAAGGCGAAAATGCTTATTTACAGGAAATGTCCAAGACGGTTATCGAAGTGACCGCCCGTGGTAAGCAGATCGTTCCCAAGACAAAGGGCCAGTTCAAATATGTACAAGCTATCTCAGATAACGGGATTGTCTTTGCCATTGGTCCGGCGGGTACTGGCAAGACCTATCTGGCCGTGGCCATGGCTGTAGGTGCCTTAAGAAGCAGGCGAGTCAACCGTTTAATCTTAACTAGGCCTGCGGTGGAGGCGGGGGAGAGTCTGGGCTTTTTGCCTGGGGATTTGACCAATAAGGTGGACCCGTATCTGCGTCCCTTACACGATGCCCTCTATGACATCCTCGGCCAGGAGGCCTATCGTCGTTATGTGGAACGGGGCATGATTGAAGTTGCACCCTTGGCCTATATGCGGGGGCGAACTTTGGATGATGCTTTTATCATCCTCGATGAGGCGCAGAATACTACCTCAGAGCAAATGAAGATGTTTCTGACTCGGTTGGGATTTGGCTCCCAAGCGGTAATCACCGGGGATATCACACAGATCGATTTGCCCCGGGGTAAACGATCGGGATTGGTACAAATCCAATCGATCCTCCGGGGAATTGAGGGGATCTCCTTTATCTACCTAGATAAAGAAGATATTGTTCGGCATCAATTAGTGCAGAGGATCATACAGGCATACGAACAATACGAAGAAAACCAAGGAGCCCAAGATGAAATTCAGGCTTAG
- a CDS encoding sporulation protein YqfD produces the protein MRWLWLYICGYVIITLKGTDLESVISVASLAGVEFGQLRRILPDTICCRVSVADWRRLRGFIPKGRVRCTVIRKVGLPFWLQRMARRKALVVGGLLFLVMTYLLTSYVWFIQIRGYEDVDPGEILAAANRAGLTRGIRKDDLDQEAVTKHLLQEIPRLAWASLLVRGTMVTIEVAEKAVVDVSLQESGDMVASDGGIVLDVIPIKGSPQVASGDTVMKGQVLISGRLAPYEPEYWALDQAGRTPYLRADGIVNARVWYKETGLIPMVVEVREPTGNSERLTQLIIGSFVLGKATPSFEEYEVAVKSEYLQIRGWNLPLGRQEQVFNEIRVNRYELDYEDAKRIAKEKALKRLPEFEEGNLQNVSYELITQDGVEYMEATVVVEVRKNIAEFAAISAE, from the coding sequence ATGCGCTGGTTATGGCTTTACATATGCGGGTATGTTATAATAACCCTAAAGGGCACGGACCTTGAGTCGGTGATCAGCGTCGCAAGCCTAGCCGGTGTTGAATTCGGCCAGCTAAGGCGCATATTACCTGATACCATTTGCTGTCGGGTATCGGTGGCGGATTGGCGAAGACTCCGGGGGTTTATCCCCAAGGGCCGGGTCCGTTGTACTGTAATTAGGAAAGTGGGTTTACCCTTTTGGTTACAGCGCATGGCCAGAAGGAAAGCCTTGGTGGTAGGCGGGTTGTTATTTCTAGTTATGACCTATCTACTGACCTCCTATGTTTGGTTTATTCAAATCAGGGGGTATGAGGATGTTGACCCCGGTGAGATCCTAGCTGCGGCCAACCGTGCAGGCCTAACCCGGGGAATAAGAAAGGACGATCTTGATCAAGAAGCTGTTACAAAGCACCTTCTCCAGGAAATCCCAAGATTAGCTTGGGCGAGCTTACTTGTGCGGGGGACGATGGTAACTATTGAGGTTGCCGAAAAGGCAGTAGTTGATGTTTCCCTTCAGGAGAGCGGTGATATGGTTGCCAGTGATGGGGGGATCGTGCTAGATGTAATCCCAATCAAGGGTAGTCCTCAAGTGGCAAGTGGTGACACGGTGATGAAGGGTCAAGTCTTGATCAGCGGTCGCCTGGCTCCCTACGAGCCTGAGTATTGGGCACTGGATCAGGCAGGGAGGACTCCCTATCTGCGGGCCGATGGGATTGTCAATGCCCGGGTTTGGTACAAGGAAACGGGACTGATCCCGATGGTGGTAGAAGTAAGGGAGCCCACGGGCAATAGCGAACGGTTGACTCAGTTGATTATCGGATCGTTTGTCTTAGGTAAGGCCACTCCTTCCTTCGAGGAATACGAAGTGGCGGTTAAATCAGAGTATTTGCAGATTCGGGGATGGAACCTGCCTTTAGGAAGGCAGGAGCAAGTTTTCAATGAGATTCGGGTTAATCGCTATGAGTTGGACTATGAAGATGCTAAACGAATTGCCAAAGAGAAGGCTTTAAAGCGATTGCCCGAATTTGAGGAAGGAAATCTGCAAAACGTCAGTTATGAGCTCATTACCCAGGACGGGGTTGAATACATGGAAGCGACAGTGGTGGTGGAGGTCCGCAAAAACATTGCTGAGTTTGCTGCCATATCGGCTGAGTAG
- a CDS encoding DUF3006 domain-containing protein: MGTFTAVIDQISDDIAHLLVEKGGRTYNIPIPTVLLPPGAREGHVLKVTFEFDREEEVRRQNHVADLLEKLKSKQTSK; the protein is encoded by the coding sequence TTGGGCACCTTTACAGCGGTGATTGACCAGATTAGTGATGATATTGCACATCTTCTTGTGGAAAAAGGGGGGCGGACTTACAATATCCCCATACCCACAGTACTATTGCCCCCGGGTGCCAGAGAAGGTCACGTTTTGAAGGTGACCTTTGAGTTTGACCGGGAGGAGGAAGTCCGGCGGCAAAACCATGTTGCAGATCTACTAGAAAAACTAAAAAGTAAGCAGACCTCTAAGTAA
- a CDS encoding helix-hairpin-helix domain-containing protein, with protein MQSLKRLLMVCLLVLCITTMPLLALEVHFVNVGQGDAIVIMTDTGAVMLIDGGETPGGKNVLVPYLRQLDITGIDLLVATHPHYDHVGGLIPVLEEFEVGEVAACGQIHTSSTYISFLELIDRLNIPFQTPRQGDRLDLAGVDELLVLSPPEESMFDDLNENSLVLYLRYGDVSFLFTGDAGHGAELDMIGKDMPVKATVLKVGHHGSRYSSHGDFLASVLPDIAVIQSGAGNSYGHPHQETLQRLAALQVRIYRNDESGHIVVRTDGQSYQVLAEQDLARSLININTAPKEQLMLLPGIGPTLADRIMEHRQGQPFTSKEELTKIKGIGQKTYEKLENLITTGGD; from the coding sequence GTGCAAAGCTTAAAGCGACTACTAATGGTGTGCCTTTTAGTCCTCTGTATTACTACTATGCCTTTACTTGCCTTGGAGGTCCATTTCGTCAATGTGGGCCAAGGTGATGCCATTGTGATCATGACTGATACTGGGGCTGTGATGCTGATCGATGGAGGAGAGACCCCTGGGGGCAAGAACGTTCTAGTCCCTTATTTACGGCAGCTGGACATCACGGGGATTGATCTTTTGGTGGCGACGCATCCCCATTACGATCACGTTGGGGGACTGATTCCCGTTTTAGAGGAGTTTGAGGTGGGTGAGGTCGCCGCCTGTGGTCAGATCCATACAAGCAGTACGTACATATCCTTTCTAGAACTCATCGATCGATTGAACATCCCCTTTCAGACACCCCGTCAAGGCGATCGATTGGACCTTGCGGGGGTGGATGAACTGCTTGTGCTCTCACCCCCAGAAGAGTCTATGTTTGATGATTTAAACGAAAACTCCCTAGTGCTCTATCTACGGTACGGGGACGTTTCCTTCTTGTTTACTGGTGATGCGGGGCATGGGGCGGAACTAGACATGATTGGGAAGGATATGCCGGTTAAGGCCACGGTGCTAAAGGTGGGTCACCATGGATCCCGGTATTCCAGCCATGGGGATTTCCTAGCCTCTGTCTTGCCCGATATTGCTGTGATCCAATCGGGCGCAGGCAACTCCTACGGGCATCCACACCAGGAAACCCTACAGCGCCTTGCAGCCTTGCAGGTGCGCATCTATCGCAATGATGAATCTGGACATATTGTGGTGAGGACCGATGGACAGAGCTACCAAGTGCTGGCGGAACAGGATCTGGCAAGGTCTTTGATCAATATTAACACTGCACCAAAGGAACAATTGATGTTATTGCCAGGGATCGGCCCTACCTTAGCGGACCGCATCATGGAGCACCGTCAAGGACAGCCCTTTACAAGCAAAGAGGAGCTGACCAAGATAAAGGGGATTGGTCAAAAGACCTATGAGAAGTTAGAGAACTTGATTACCACCGGAGGTGACTGA
- a CDS encoding HDIG domain-containing protein, whose translation MISRKKTKQNSKKARHKLVPDKGHVYQWLLGVAAFIIIAVIVLIDMVPKLDLTVGSVAPETLYSPRTIRNNYVSGRLEKQAAEDAARKASQDPNNFEINQVVALDATSDVTTLFEIVKEKREDLGLWKNEEPGEGVDAEEATNPGINEQLPITADDIGELQGLAYEKIGVRISNRLAEVLLLIPASTLEEGMTGLAQIVGEFLKAERIAEEDVPANKAQMAAVVFDSSLPEEFIPEAQEIAVGLVKPNLTLNLEKVKEAERAAIAQVKPVMVKKESKIVGKGEVVNEEQIQILTDLGMLKTSSSYPVMFGALILLLLLFAGLFAYMYQYERAILTDVRLFGLLCLVSVLVVFLSKLMSVLSWPYAGYLAPVAMGTMLMAILVDSRLSAISAIAFGIIVGLFSGMELKFAVVAIVGGLTGVYSVSKASQRSDITRGGFIVGIALFFTIVAIGLIQTDGDLLKNSWVGLVNGLLSGVLAIGVLPYLETLFGITSSIRLLELSNPNQPLLRRLLIEAPGTYHHSIIVGNLAESAADAIDGNSILARVGAHYHDIGKLKRPYFFGENQFIPENPHDKIAPSLSTLIIVSHTKDGAELAKQYKLPQVIIDFTQQHHGTDLVKFFYHRALENSRDGEVEESDFRYPGPKPQTKETAIVMLADSVEAAVRSLSKPTAGRIDGLARKIIKDKLNSGQLDESDLTLKDLDTIAQAFSRVLSGIYHSRVQYPETVVEELQKKAKN comes from the coding sequence TTGATTTCCCGAAAGAAAACAAAGCAGAATAGTAAGAAGGCCAGACACAAGTTAGTTCCCGACAAGGGTCATGTTTACCAGTGGTTGTTGGGTGTTGCAGCATTCATCATTATTGCGGTGATTGTACTAATCGATATGGTTCCCAAACTTGACCTGACTGTGGGTTCAGTAGCCCCTGAGACTCTCTACTCTCCCCGCACGATCCGGAATAACTATGTCAGCGGTCGATTGGAGAAACAAGCGGCGGAAGATGCGGCGCGGAAGGCTAGTCAAGACCCCAATAATTTTGAGATTAATCAAGTGGTCGCGTTGGATGCTACCTCCGATGTGACCACTCTTTTTGAGATCGTCAAGGAAAAGCGGGAAGACCTTGGACTGTGGAAGAACGAGGAGCCTGGGGAGGGTGTGGACGCCGAAGAAGCTACGAATCCTGGGATTAATGAGCAGTTACCGATCACTGCTGATGATATCGGGGAGCTTCAAGGCCTAGCCTACGAGAAGATAGGTGTTAGGATCAGTAACAGGCTTGCCGAGGTATTACTTCTAATCCCGGCCTCAACCCTTGAGGAAGGAATGACGGGACTGGCTCAGATTGTGGGCGAGTTTCTTAAGGCCGAGCGAATTGCTGAAGAAGATGTCCCAGCTAATAAAGCCCAAATGGCGGCGGTCGTCTTTGATAGCTCTCTACCAGAGGAGTTCATTCCCGAAGCCCAGGAAATCGCCGTTGGTCTGGTGAAGCCAAATCTAACGCTAAACCTAGAAAAGGTCAAAGAGGCAGAAAGAGCAGCTATCGCCCAGGTTAAGCCTGTGATGGTGAAAAAAGAATCAAAGATAGTTGGTAAGGGTGAAGTGGTCAACGAAGAGCAGATCCAAATCCTTACAGACCTGGGGATGCTTAAGACAAGCAGTAGCTATCCGGTAATGTTCGGAGCGCTAATCCTTCTTTTGTTGTTGTTTGCTGGTCTTTTTGCCTATATGTACCAGTACGAGCGCGCGATCTTGACCGATGTACGACTATTCGGTTTGCTGTGTTTGGTCAGCGTCTTAGTTGTGTTTTTGAGTAAGCTTATGAGTGTACTGTCCTGGCCCTATGCCGGATATCTGGCGCCGGTTGCCATGGGAACAATGTTAATGGCCATTTTGGTGGATTCCAGGCTGTCAGCGATTAGCGCCATTGCCTTTGGAATTATTGTCGGCCTCTTTTCTGGTATGGAGCTTAAGTTTGCCGTTGTGGCCATTGTGGGCGGCTTGACTGGTGTCTATAGTGTCTCCAAGGCCAGCCAGCGGTCGGATATTACCCGAGGCGGATTTATTGTGGGAATTGCTCTGTTTTTTACGATCGTTGCCATTGGCCTAATCCAAACCGACGGGGATCTGTTAAAGAACTCTTGGGTGGGACTTGTCAATGGCTTGCTTTCTGGTGTGCTAGCCATTGGTGTGCTCCCTTATCTGGAGACCCTGTTTGGGATTACCTCCTCTATTCGCCTACTGGAACTATCTAATCCAAACCAACCGTTACTTCGCAGACTGTTGATCGAAGCGCCGGGCACCTATCATCACAGCATTATTGTTGGTAATCTGGCCGAGTCTGCCGCGGATGCGATTGATGGTAATTCTATCCTTGCTAGAGTTGGGGCCCATTACCATGATATTGGCAAGCTAAAGCGACCATACTTTTTCGGGGAGAATCAGTTTATTCCTGAAAACCCTCATGATAAGATTGCTCCGAGCCTCAGTACTCTGATTATCGTATCCCATACTAAGGATGGGGCGGAGTTGGCCAAGCAATACAAATTGCCCCAAGTTATTATCGATTTTACCCAACAGCACCATGGAACTGATCTGGTGAAGTTTTTCTACCACCGGGCCTTGGAAAATAGCAGAGACGGTGAAGTAGAGGAAAGCGATTTTCGCTATCCCGGACCAAAACCTCAGACTAAGGAGACGGCGATTGTTATGTTGGCCGATTCGGTGGAGGCGGCGGTACGGTCCCTATCCAAACCTACTGCAGGCCGGATTGATGGTTTGGCCAGGAAGATCATTAAAGACAAGCTTAACTCCGGACAACTCGATGAAAGCGATCTAACCCTTAAGGACCTAGATACCATTGCCCAAGCCTTCAGTAGAGTACTATCTGGGATTTATCATAGTCGGGTGCAGTATCCCGAGACCGTAGTTGAGGAATTACAGAAGAAGGCGAAGAACTAA
- the ybeY gene encoding rRNA maturation RNase YbeY, with the protein MVEVTVFDNLANVTVDEMTKEKIRLVAGVAFTLCRQTAGEVNIVFVESEQSALLNETYRGKVGPTDVLSFPVEQEELLFLEPQERPLGDIVICYPLAVQQAEEYGHSLLRELCFLTAHGCLHLSGYDHQNEEQRQRMRSLEEEVLKKVGIGARCGENEGL; encoded by the coding sequence ATGGTAGAAGTCACCGTATTTGATAATCTGGCCAATGTGACTGTGGATGAGATGACGAAGGAGAAGATCCGCTTGGTTGCTGGTGTAGCCTTTACCCTGTGTCGACAGACTGCAGGAGAGGTTAACATTGTCTTTGTAGAAAGTGAACAGTCGGCGCTCTTAAATGAGACCTACCGGGGAAAGGTAGGTCCTACGGACGTCTTGTCCTTTCCCGTTGAACAGGAGGAGCTTCTTTTTCTGGAACCGCAGGAGCGTCCCCTTGGAGATATTGTGATCTGCTATCCCCTGGCAGTTCAACAAGCAGAGGAATATGGTCATTCTCTATTGAGAGAACTCTGCTTTCTGACCGCCCATGGGTGTTTGCATCTATCTGGTTATGATCACCAGAATGAGGAGCAAAGGCAGAGAATGCGCTCTCTAGAAGAGGAAGTCCTAAAGAAGGTAGGTATTGGTGCGAGGTGTGGTGAAAATGAAGGACTCTAA
- the yqfC gene encoding sporulation protein YqfC — MPLTRQGYLKLLKRLIRAFELPEDVVLDLPRITMVGKYQLYVGNHRGILEFSQTQVRIQSKYGPIGVKGQKMRIISITNNELMIDGLIDQVLLDGAQSNREGAN, encoded by the coding sequence ATGCCCCTGACGAGACAAGGATACCTCAAGTTGCTAAAACGCCTGATCAGAGCCTTCGAACTACCGGAAGATGTGGTATTGGATCTGCCTCGGATTACCATGGTTGGGAAATACCAGCTGTACGTAGGTAATCATCGGGGCATACTGGAGTTTAGCCAAACCCAAGTGAGAATCCAGAGCAAATATGGGCCCATCGGTGTTAAGGGGCAGAAGATGCGAATCATCAGTATCACAAACAATGAATTGATGATCGACGGGCTAATTGATCAAGTCCTACTCGATGGGGCGCAATCCAACCGCGAAGGGGCAAACTAG
- a CDS encoding iron-containing alcohol dehydrogenase → MSQISTFMIPTKIIYGEGSVSRIGQVAGEFGPTAVVIAGCGSASKSGALECVRNSLDDSGIRLSLYSGIPQEPDLDNVRRLLRFLEEVRPDVLIALGGGSVLDVGKAASGLYAAPLDISSYFYGEPIPKRSLRWIAMPTTAGTGSEATNNAVLIDREKKIKQSIRRDGWMPDVAIVDPELTYSMPPKVTAFTGMDALTQAIEAATSRYANPLTRPYALYSAQVIGQNIVAAYRNGKDRCSRGYMTQGSLLAGIALANARLGAVHGLAHPLGQRYGLNHGVVCALLLPWVMEYNLPVAKREYARIFRSWGGEGQDVEELAWGAIAYVRNLLVELDFPAGLGMLGLDEADCQDLAELGVNSGSTKANPRAVTPQDLAQILKNAM, encoded by the coding sequence TTGTCGCAGATTTCTACTTTCATGATACCGACAAAGATTATTTATGGTGAGGGTTCAGTATCTAGGATCGGCCAGGTCGCCGGGGAATTTGGTCCCACAGCTGTGGTGATTGCCGGATGTGGCTCCGCGTCCAAAAGTGGGGCTCTGGAATGCGTCCGTAATTCCCTAGATGACAGTGGAATCCGGCTGAGCCTATACAGTGGCATTCCCCAAGAGCCTGATTTGGATAACGTAAGAAGGCTATTACGTTTTCTCGAAGAGGTGCGCCCCGATGTCTTGATTGCCCTTGGTGGGGGAAGTGTGTTAGATGTGGGTAAAGCTGCCAGTGGCCTGTACGCGGCTCCCTTAGATATTTCATCGTATTTCTACGGCGAACCTATACCCAAAAGGAGCTTAAGGTGGATTGCGATGCCTACCACTGCGGGTACCGGGTCCGAAGCGACCAATAATGCAGTACTGATTGACCGGGAGAAAAAGATAAAACAGAGTATCCGCCGGGATGGTTGGATGCCCGATGTGGCCATTGTGGATCCGGAGCTGACCTACAGTATGCCGCCAAAGGTTACCGCTTTTACCGGAATGGATGCCCTTACCCAGGCCATTGAAGCCGCCACTTCCCGGTATGCTAATCCTTTGACCCGACCCTATGCTCTATACAGCGCCCAGGTGATCGGTCAAAACATAGTGGCTGCGTACCGCAATGGAAAAGATAGGTGTTCCAGGGGATATATGACCCAAGGTAGTCTTCTTGCTGGAATCGCCCTAGCCAATGCCCGTCTTGGTGCTGTTCATGGCTTGGCCCATCCGCTGGGGCAACGCTACGGTCTTAATCATGGGGTGGTGTGTGCCCTTTTGTTGCCTTGGGTAATGGAGTATAATCTTCCTGTGGCCAAAAGGGAATATGCTCGGATCTTTCGTAGTTGGGGCGGGGAGGGCCAAGACGTTGAAGAACTAGCCTGGGGAGCCATCGCCTATGTACGAAACCTTCTCGTTGAATTGGACTTTCCTGCAGGACTGGGTATGCTAGGCCTGGATGAAGCAGATTGCCAGGACTTAGCGGAGCTTGGGGTCAATTCCGGCTCGACGAAAGCAAATCCCAGAGCCGTAACCCCACAGGATCTAGCACAGATTCTCAAGAACGCCATGTGA
- a CDS encoding GNAT family N-acetyltransferase — translation MSLAVYRLDKFNKKIMDRLTFLEKTAFGEGGMNQWQLAPLVRYGKVFCLEYAGEIIGVLQFMRLWEGQVCYLVGITVEPDHRFNGYGKFFLQEALGQIRRDGFRQVLLTVALDNKQAIEIYTDLGFREAGFLKEEYGPGEDRLLMVLEVDED, via the coding sequence GTGTCGCTTGCGGTTTATCGTCTAGATAAGTTTAACAAGAAGATCATGGATCGTTTGACCTTCCTTGAGAAAACTGCCTTTGGTGAAGGTGGCATGAATCAGTGGCAGCTCGCACCCCTGGTGCGGTACGGCAAGGTGTTCTGTCTTGAGTATGCCGGTGAGATCATTGGTGTGCTGCAGTTTATGCGTCTGTGGGAGGGGCAAGTCTGCTACTTAGTGGGTATTACTGTCGAGCCCGACCATCGGTTTAACGGCTATGGCAAGTTCTTTTTGCAGGAGGCTCTAGGACAGATACGGCGGGATGGATTCAGACAGGTTCTGTTAACGGTTGCCTTGGACAACAAACAAGCCATTGAGATCTACACTGATTTGGGGTTTAGAGAAGCTGGTTTTCTCAAAGAAGAGTATGGACCCGGTGAGGATCGGCTGTTGATGGTGTTAGAGGTGGACGAGGACTGA
- a CDS encoding diacylglycerol kinase yields MKDSKHRSVLESFEDALRGIAEALRSERNMRIHFCAALIVVGIGLLLGLNAVEMAILTLVVALVITAELFNTAIERMVDIISPTYHALAAKSKEIAAGAVLFTSLAAVVIGFFLFAPRLAPLQIRWRGLLLSNPFFLTASSILVVAFVVIAIKAMGGKMALQGGMPSFHAAVSFALATLIFFFSTQSHVVFIAFVLALLVIQSRVEAGIHTILEVIIGSMLGTAIVTFLVGIASLVS; encoded by the coding sequence ATGAAGGACTCTAAGCACCGTAGTGTACTGGAAAGCTTTGAGGATGCCCTACGGGGTATTGCAGAGGCATTGCGCAGTGAACGAAATATGCGCATTCATTTTTGCGCAGCCTTGATCGTGGTAGGAATTGGTTTGCTGTTAGGGCTAAACGCGGTAGAAATGGCGATCCTAACCCTTGTTGTTGCCCTAGTTATTACCGCTGAGCTGTTCAATACAGCTATTGAACGGATGGTAGATATCATTAGCCCTACTTACCATGCCTTGGCGGCTAAGTCTAAGGAAATTGCAGCCGGAGCAGTGTTGTTTACATCCCTGGCCGCGGTGGTGATTGGTTTTTTCTTGTTTGCGCCTCGCCTTGCACCGTTACAGATCAGGTGGCGAGGCCTCTTGTTGTCAAACCCCTTCTTCCTGACGGCTAGCTCTATCTTGGTGGTTGCCTTTGTGGTGATTGCCATCAAAGCCATGGGGGGCAAGATGGCCCTTCAAGGAGGAATGCCTAGCTTCCATGCCGCTGTATCCTTTGCCCTAGCCACCTTAATCTTCTTTTTCTCCACACAGTCCCACGTGGTCTTCATTGCCTTTGTTCTTGCCTTGTTAGTGATTCAAAGTCGAGTCGAGGCTGGTATACATACTATCCTTGAAGTTATCATCGGTTCTATGTTAGGTACCGCGATTGTCACATTTTTAGTCGGCATAGCTTCCCTTGTCTCTTAG
- a CDS encoding DUF3006 domain-containing protein, translating into MKQSMPFLLVFCAFLGILLLPRADTSSPAENCQFYTVDRIEADLALLLWAEDETKHLVISTDQIPGVYEGAVVELSFKLRPDIEGQRRRKASELLRGLLTF; encoded by the coding sequence TTGAAACAGTCAATGCCGTTTCTCCTAGTATTCTGCGCGTTCCTTGGTATCTTACTCCTGCCAAGGGCAGACACCTCTTCCCCGGCCGAGAATTGCCAATTCTATACCGTGGACAGGATTGAGGCGGATCTCGCCCTACTGTTGTGGGCAGAGGATGAAACTAAACACCTAGTTATCTCTACAGACCAAATCCCCGGCGTCTATGAAGGGGCCGTAGTTGAGCTCAGCTTCAAACTAAGACCAGACATTGAGGGGCAACGCCGCCGCAAAGCCTCTGAGTTACTTAGAGGTCTGCTTACTTTTTAG
- the cdd gene encoding cytidine deaminase codes for MEKEYGRLIDKAQQVRQFSYAPYSHYAVGACVLTEEGEVFTGCNVENVSYGLTMCAERVAIGTAVTAGFQNFKAIAIVGDELCRPCGACRQVLFEFGKDIIVIMADSKGNYEVTPIAELLPEAFVLEKGV; via the coding sequence ATGGAAAAAGAATATGGTAGACTAATCGATAAGGCCCAACAGGTGCGCCAGTTCTCCTACGCGCCCTATTCCCACTATGCGGTGGGAGCCTGTGTGCTGACTGAAGAAGGTGAGGTTTTCACAGGCTGTAATGTGGAGAATGTCTCCTATGGCCTAACTATGTGTGCTGAACGGGTGGCGATCGGTACGGCGGTCACCGCGGGGTTTCAGAACTTCAAGGCTATTGCCATTGTGGGCGATGAACTATGTCGTCCCTGTGGTGCTTGCCGACAGGTGCTCTTTGAATTTGGGAAGGATATTATTGTGATCATGGCCGATTCCAAGGGGAACTATGAAGTTACACCAATCGCCGAGTTGCTGCCTGAGGCTTTCGTTCTAGAAAAGGGAGTTTAA
- a CDS encoding GNAT family N-acetyltransferase: MKPKVYQLEEFDLELMARLTQLERIAFGEGGMNQWMLAPHARYGRVFCLEYADEIIGVMEFMSCWKEPDTCYLAGISVDPKYQNRGFGRFFLDEALSRVKEDGFTRVILTVAPKNDRAIHLYRSFGFEEGELLVDVYGPGEDWMEMVKEA; the protein is encoded by the coding sequence GTGAAGCCGAAGGTGTATCAACTAGAGGAATTTGATCTTGAATTAATGGCCCGTTTGACCCAATTAGAGCGTATTGCCTTTGGAGAAGGGGGCATGAATCAGTGGATGTTAGCCCCTCATGCCCGTTATGGACGGGTCTTTTGTTTGGAATATGCCGATGAGATCATTGGTGTAATGGAGTTTATGTCCTGTTGGAAGGAACCTGATACCTGTTACCTTGCGGGAATCTCCGTTGACCCTAAGTACCAAAACCGGGGATTTGGCAGGTTTTTTTTAGATGAAGCCCTTTCCAGGGTGAAGGAAGATGGATTCACCCGGGTCATTCTTACCGTAGCGCCAAAGAATGACCGGGCGATTCATTTATACAGGAGTTTTGGATTCGAGGAAGGGGAATTGCTAGTCGATGTTTACGGACCAGGTGAGGACTGGATGGAGATGGTCAAGGAAGCCTAG